A single Candidatus Liberibacter asiaticus DNA region contains:
- a CDS encoding porin: MGLKKFFLGTVAVATIISYSESFAYVRGKTSMVSNNRARNRSAGKVGNVLPHITKVGGSLEKSLQARYHKLNGNNEFNSLAYDIPVKGNLEVNANAGDVTGVAKLKLAVDDVLSMQFAESDVRALAFTVPSSKLSVEELSLSMKGARLGYYKSWSDEVNPVYSPTTLYNDARGLDKMMSLSYRHSFGLLKAGLSTDLLQKDGLKQVLGIGYMASYAIGKIRSTVTGGYDAGTNNVAIRANISSPVSRAGTLDCGAVWASGDNSYYDKSKYSVFAGYKFDVAKSITISGGGQYFGDINKTGKDGWSAGISAKYMISSGLEAQASVAFNDNFVKKGVAIDKGVDLSVGLKKSF, from the coding sequence ATGGGATTAAAAAAATTTTTTTTAGGCACTGTTGCGGTTGCTACAATTATCTCTTATAGCGAGTCTTTTGCATATGTTCGTGGGAAAACGTCAATGGTTTCTAATAACAGGGCTCGCAATCGGAGCGCTGGCAAGGTGGGTAATGTTCTTCCTCATATTACGAAAGTTGGTGGGTCTTTGGAAAAAAGTTTGCAGGCTCGGTACCACAAACTAAACGGGAACAATGAATTTAATAGTCTTGCATATGATATACCTGTAAAAGGAAATCTTGAAGTCAATGCTAATGCAGGGGATGTTACAGGTGTCGCCAAATTGAAATTAGCTGTTGATGATGTCTTATCGATGCAGTTTGCTGAATCGGATGTTAGGGCTTTGGCATTTACTGTACCATCTAGTAAGCTTTCTGTAGAAGAGTTGTCTCTTAGCATGAAAGGAGCACGGTTGGGTTATTATAAGTCTTGGAGTGATGAAGTTAATCCTGTTTACTCTCCGACTACTCTTTATAATGATGCCCGAGGTTTAGATAAGATGATGTCTCTTTCTTATCGGCATTCTTTTGGTCTACTCAAAGCAGGTCTTTCTACAGATCTTTTGCAAAAAGATGGTCTAAAGCAAGTTTTGGGAATAGGATATATGGCTTCTTATGCTATTGGAAAAATACGTTCTACAGTGACAGGTGGCTATGATGCAGGTACTAACAATGTAGCTATACGTGCTAATATTTCTTCTCCTGTTAGTCGCGCTGGTACTCTTGATTGTGGTGCCGTGTGGGCTAGTGGTGATAATTCGTACTATGATAAGTCTAAATATTCTGTTTTTGCTGGATATAAGTTTGATGTTGCGAAAAGTATAACTATTTCTGGAGGGGGACAGTATTTTGGGGATATCAATAAGACTGGTAAAGACGGCTGGTCGGCTGGTATTTCCGCTAAGTATATGATTTCATCGGGATTAGAAGCGCAGGCTTCTGTAGCTTTTAATGACAATTTTGTGAAGAAAGGTGTTGCTATCGATAAAGGAGTGGATCTCTCAGTTGGTTTAAAGAAATCTTTCTAA
- the pheT gene encoding phenylalanine--tRNA ligase subunit beta, whose amino-acid sequence MKFTLSWLKDHLDTDVSLEKICDTLTSIGLEVEKVDNREALSPFTIVKVLSVERNPDLDCAILRIDTGKHQEIQVVCGAPNVRVGLLGVWAPPGSCIPENNMIVNVRKIRGIESTGMMCSEKELMLSDDSASIMELPIDAPVGGRLSDYLELSDPIIDVSLTPNRSDCIGVRGIALDLVAAGLGKLKEINISCPLSSESIPLEIKFDLDDSSLCKGFAMCCVKGVRNNVAPNWMRQRLKAVGLRSISALVDITNYVSLDRGYPSHVFDASRISDVLTVRRACSGEKILALDNQEYDLSPDNVVIASDGRIQSIAGIIGGKHAGCDDNTTDVLVEVALWDPINIARSGKNLGIITDSRYRFERGVDLQGMIPVLKHIVSLILSLCGGTASDICIARNITYKPRKIVFMNSEVKRLSGIDVPIEDSLRILERLGFSVIGEYDKFEVSVPSWRQDVEEKADLVEEILRIYGVDQIKSEPLPLTQVEDKRNLSLQQSRTRYVKRVLASRAMMEVVNWSFISKEQSVLFGGGQRELEILNPISADMSNMRTSLLPGLLKATGRNVDRAIADFAIFEVSHVYENDTPEGQKYMAAGIRKGSSGIEGSGRLWSDKSEERCRFVDLFDAKADALSVIEPFVSLDSLRFESGAPSWYHPGRSGIIKTSAEIVLGYFGEFHPNILDFFGLSNPICGFEVYLDSIPISQKKRTKTKKVVHLSSLHPVKRDLAFIVDQHIPAGTLVNIIKNVDRLIDDVTVFDVFQGKSLGEGKKSVAIQVLIQPLKDTFRDDDIRILMDRIVENVVKKTNAVLRSS is encoded by the coding sequence ATGAAATTTACGTTATCTTGGTTAAAAGATCATCTTGATACAGATGTGAGCCTTGAAAAAATATGTGATACCTTGACCTCTATTGGGCTTGAAGTTGAGAAAGTTGATAATCGTGAAGCTTTATCTCCTTTTACAATAGTAAAGGTGTTATCTGTAGAACGAAATCCTGATTTAGATTGTGCAATACTTCGAATTGATACTGGCAAGCATCAGGAGATTCAAGTTGTTTGTGGCGCTCCTAATGTTCGTGTTGGGCTATTGGGAGTATGGGCTCCTCCCGGAAGCTGTATTCCGGAAAATAACATGATCGTCAATGTGCGCAAGATTCGTGGAATTGAGAGTACGGGCATGATGTGTTCTGAGAAGGAATTGATGCTCTCTGATGATTCTGCTAGTATAATGGAACTGCCCATCGATGCTCCTGTAGGAGGTAGATTAAGTGACTATTTGGAATTATCTGATCCGATTATTGATGTTTCGTTAACTCCTAATCGATCGGATTGCATTGGTGTACGTGGTATTGCGTTGGATTTAGTTGCTGCTGGTTTAGGAAAGTTAAAAGAAATAAATATTTCTTGTCCCCTATCGTCCGAATCAATTCCATTAGAAATTAAGTTTGATTTAGATGATTCAAGTTTATGTAAGGGATTTGCGATGTGTTGCGTCAAAGGTGTGCGCAATAATGTCGCTCCTAATTGGATGCGTCAACGATTAAAAGCTGTTGGATTACGTTCTATTAGTGCTCTTGTAGATATTACGAACTATGTCTCTTTGGACCGAGGATATCCTTCGCATGTATTTGATGCTTCTCGAATATCGGATGTTCTCACTGTTCGTCGTGCATGCAGTGGTGAAAAAATTCTAGCTCTAGATAATCAAGAATACGATTTGTCTCCAGATAACGTAGTAATCGCATCTGACGGTCGTATTCAATCTATTGCCGGTATTATAGGTGGAAAACATGCTGGTTGTGATGATAATACCACAGATGTCTTGGTTGAAGTCGCTTTGTGGGATCCTATTAATATAGCGCGTTCTGGAAAGAATTTGGGTATCATCACCGATTCTCGTTATCGTTTTGAGCGTGGGGTTGATTTGCAAGGGATGATTCCAGTTCTTAAACACATAGTATCGTTAATCCTCTCTTTATGTGGTGGAACAGCTTCTGATATCTGTATTGCAAGAAATATAACATATAAACCACGTAAAATTGTATTTATGAATTCGGAGGTTAAACGATTATCTGGTATTGATGTTCCTATCGAAGATAGTTTGCGTATTTTAGAAAGGTTAGGATTTTCTGTTATAGGGGAATATGATAAGTTCGAGGTTTCTGTCCCTTCTTGGCGTCAAGATGTGGAGGAAAAAGCTGATCTAGTAGAAGAGATATTGCGAATTTATGGTGTGGATCAGATTAAAAGTGAACCACTTCCTTTAACTCAAGTAGAAGATAAAAGAAATTTATCACTGCAACAGAGTAGAACCCGCTATGTCAAGAGAGTTCTCGCTTCTCGTGCTATGATGGAAGTAGTTAATTGGTCGTTTATTTCTAAAGAACAGTCAGTCCTTTTCGGAGGAGGACAGCGTGAATTGGAAATTTTGAATCCCATTTCTGCAGATATGTCTAATATGCGGACTTCTCTTTTACCTGGCTTGTTGAAGGCCACTGGTCGTAATGTCGATCGGGCCATTGCGGATTTTGCAATATTTGAGGTATCGCATGTTTATGAAAATGATACGCCTGAAGGACAAAAATATATGGCAGCAGGCATTAGAAAAGGATCTTCTGGTATAGAAGGATCTGGAAGGTTGTGGTCGGATAAATCTGAGGAAAGATGTAGATTTGTAGATCTATTTGATGCTAAAGCCGATGCGTTATCTGTTATAGAACCTTTTGTTTCTCTTGATTCTCTTCGATTTGAATCAGGTGCCCCTTCGTGGTATCATCCAGGGCGTTCTGGGATAATTAAGACAAGTGCAGAAATAGTTTTGGGGTATTTTGGGGAATTTCATCCTAATATTTTGGATTTTTTTGGATTATCTAATCCTATTTGTGGTTTTGAGGTTTATCTTGATTCTATCCCTATTTCTCAAAAGAAACGCACGAAAACTAAGAAAGTTGTTCATCTTTCTTCTTTACATCCCGTCAAGCGTGATCTTGCTTTTATTGTGGATCAGCATATTCCTGCGGGTACATTGGTTAACATAATTAAAAATGTCGATCGTCTAATAGACGATGTTACGGTTTTCGATGTTTTCCAAGGAAAATCATTGGGAGAAGGGAAAAAATCTGTTGCGATTCAAGTATTAATTCAGCCTTTGAAAGATACTTTTCGTGATGATGATATCCGGATATTGATGGATCGTATTGTGGAAAATGTTGTTAAGAAAACTAATGCTGTTTTGCGTTCTTCCTAA
- the pheS gene encoding phenylalanine--tRNA ligase subunit alpha — protein MDSLNAIRVATLGRKGSISSLLKDLKNLDSQQVSARGAILNQLKVDISGKISARKDFIRNQLIFEQISSQSVDVSLPVFSSPCHRGRIHPVTQVIDEVTCIFMDMGFALEEGSDIETDYYNFAALNFPDDHPARQMHDTFFVPGIAGGKHKLLRTHTSPVQIRVMESQDLPIKVIVPGKTYRRDSDSTHSPMFHQIEGLVVSDSATIANLRWVLESFCKSFFEVSSLQMRFRPSFFPFTEPSFEVDVRCSFSDGIIKFDEGTEWMEILGCGMVDPRVLRGVGIDPDIYQGFAWGMGLDRIAMLKYGMPDVREFFGADVRWIEHYGFSPLDIPPLFSRLA, from the coding sequence ATGGATTCGCTTAATGCCATTCGTGTTGCTACACTTGGAAGAAAAGGATCTATATCTTCTCTCTTGAAGGATTTAAAGAACCTAGATTCACAGCAGGTTAGTGCTAGAGGAGCTATCCTCAATCAATTGAAAGTGGATATTTCGGGAAAGATTTCTGCTCGCAAAGATTTTATACGTAATCAATTGATTTTTGAGCAGATATCATCTCAATCTGTTGATGTGTCTTTGCCGGTTTTCTCCTCCCCATGTCATAGAGGAAGGATTCATCCTGTTACGCAGGTTATTGATGAAGTAACCTGTATTTTTATGGATATGGGATTTGCATTGGAAGAGGGATCTGATATTGAAACCGATTATTATAACTTCGCTGCGTTAAATTTTCCAGATGATCATCCTGCGCGACAGATGCATGATACGTTTTTCGTTCCAGGGATTGCGGGAGGGAAGCATAAATTATTGCGCACACATACTTCTCCTGTTCAGATTCGAGTCATGGAGTCTCAGGATTTGCCAATCAAGGTGATTGTCCCTGGCAAGACCTATCGTCGAGATTCCGATTCTACGCATTCACCAATGTTTCATCAGATAGAAGGATTGGTCGTGAGTGATTCTGCGACGATTGCAAACCTTCGTTGGGTTTTAGAGTCTTTTTGTAAATCATTTTTTGAGGTAAGTTCCCTTCAGATGCGTTTTCGCCCTTCTTTTTTTCCTTTTACAGAGCCTTCCTTTGAAGTAGATGTTAGATGCAGTTTTTCTGATGGAATAATAAAGTTTGATGAAGGCACAGAATGGATGGAAATTTTAGGATGTGGTATGGTTGATCCTAGAGTGTTACGTGGTGTTGGCATTGATCCAGATATTTATCAAGGCTTTGCATGGGGTATGGGACTTGATCGTATAGCAATGCTGAAATATGGTATGCCTGATGTGCGTGAATTTTTTGGCGCTGATGTGCGCTGGATTGAACATTATGGTTTTTCTCCTCTTGATATTCCCCCCTTGTTTTCTCGATTAGCATAA
- the rplT gene encoding 50S ribosomal protein L20 has product MTRVKRGVVSSAKHKKVLKSAKGFYGRRKNTIRAAKAAVDRSQQYAYRDRRVKKRDFRSLWIQRINAAVRVYDLNYSQFINGLHKAGIVLDRKVLSDLAITQLDSFKKIVELSRSRLLVDVAS; this is encoded by the coding sequence GTGACTCGTGTTAAGAGGGGCGTCGTTTCTAGCGCTAAGCATAAAAAAGTTTTAAAGTCTGCTAAAGGATTTTATGGTCGTCGTAAGAATACCATACGTGCTGCAAAGGCCGCTGTTGATCGTTCTCAGCAGTATGCGTATCGTGATCGTAGGGTTAAAAAGCGTGATTTTAGATCTCTCTGGATCCAGCGTATTAATGCTGCCGTCCGTGTGTATGATTTAAATTATTCCCAATTTATTAATGGTCTACATAAAGCAGGCATTGTTCTTGACCGTAAAGTTCTTTCTGATCTTGCTATCACACAGCTAGATTCTTTTAAAAAGATTGTAGAGCTTTCAAGATCCCGTTTACTAGTAGACGTAGCCTCCTGA
- the rpmI gene encoding 50S ribosomal protein L35, whose translation MPKMKTNSSSKKRFSITATGKVRAQAAGKRHGMIKRSNKFIRNARGTMVLASADAKKVIRNYLPNGI comes from the coding sequence ATGCCTAAGATGAAAACGAATTCTTCTTCTAAGAAGCGTTTCAGTATTACCGCTACTGGAAAAGTTAGGGCGCAGGCTGCTGGAAAACGTCACGGGATGATAAAGAGATCGAATAAGTTTATTCGGAATGCACGAGGTACCATGGTTTTGGCGTCTGCTGATGCAAAGAAGGTTATCAGGAATTATCTGCCTAATGGTATTTAG
- the infC gene encoding translation initiation factor IF-3 translates to MAIRKVCRSSKLDVGSKDNYRVNDEVLLHNPGVIKLVTADGQNANEISASEALQMAQEANLDLVEIDSSVTPSVCKILDLRKLRYTIQKNAVEARKKQKSTGIKEVKMRPVIDLHDLQVKLKAIDGFLRDGCKVKISVKFRGREIMHQDLGRELLSNIKERFGEISRIDCEPKFEGRQMIMILSSKCV, encoded by the coding sequence ATGGCCATTCGCAAGGTATGTAGATCATCTAAGTTAGATGTGGGTTCCAAAGATAATTATCGGGTCAACGATGAAGTGTTGTTGCACAATCCTGGGGTTATAAAATTAGTTACGGCCGATGGTCAAAATGCCAATGAGATAAGTGCTTCTGAGGCATTGCAGATGGCTCAAGAGGCTAATTTGGATTTGGTTGAAATTGATTCGTCTGTTACTCCTTCTGTTTGCAAGATACTCGATTTGCGAAAGTTAAGGTATACCATACAAAAAAATGCCGTAGAAGCTCGCAAAAAGCAGAAGAGTACGGGGATAAAAGAGGTAAAGATGCGCCCCGTTATTGATCTTCATGATCTTCAGGTTAAGCTTAAAGCTATAGATGGATTTTTGAGGGACGGTTGTAAAGTAAAGATTTCTGTCAAGTTTCGCGGGCGTGAGATTATGCACCAAGATTTAGGTCGAGAACTTTTAAGTAATATAAAAGAGCGTTTTGGTGAGATTTCTAGGATTGATTGTGAGCCTAAGTTTGAAGGGCGGCAGATGATTATGATTTTGTCTTCGAAGTGCGTTTGA
- the lepA gene encoding translation elongation factor 4, whose amino-acid sequence MQKKPTPLSRIRNFSIVAHIDHGKSTLADRFIQHCRGLTEREMSSQVLDNMDIERERGITIKAQTVRLNYTSTDAKDYQLNLIDTPGHVDFTYEVSRSLSACEGSLLVVDATQGVEAQTLANVYQAIDNNHEIITVLNKADLPSADPDRVKKQIEETIGISTEDALLVSAKTGEGIPLLLERIVQQLPSPTSPEGANAPLKALLIDSWYNSYLGVMVLVRIINGQLTKGQSIRLMGTNAKYQVERIGILTPKMIDIEALYPGEIGVMIASIKEVSHTRVGDTITDDSSPTTSALPGFKPIQPVVFCGLFPVDATQFENLRTAINKLRLNDASFSFELENSTALGFGFRCGFLGLLHLEIIQERLEREFSLNLIGTSPSVVYELYMHDGSMQKLSNPIDMPEVTKIAELREPWIQVTIITPNEYLGSILKLCQERRGIQIDMSHLDNRAMIVYELPLNEVIFDFYDRLKSVSKGYASFDYNVIDYRDSDLVKLTILVNNETIDALSILVHRSVSEKRGRGICEKLKNLIPQQMFQIAIQAAIGGRIIARETVKARRKDVTAKCYGGDITRKRKLLEKQKEGKKRMRRFGRVDIPQSAFISILKTDNE is encoded by the coding sequence ATGCAAAAAAAACCTACCCCCCTATCAAGAATACGTAATTTTTCCATTGTAGCTCATATTGACCATGGGAAATCAACTCTTGCCGATCGATTTATTCAACACTGTAGAGGGCTTACCGAACGTGAAATGTCATCGCAAGTCCTTGATAATATGGATATAGAGCGTGAAAGAGGAATCACAATTAAGGCACAGACAGTCCGCCTTAATTATACAAGTACCGATGCCAAAGATTATCAATTAAATCTCATTGATACCCCAGGACATGTGGACTTTACATATGAAGTTTCTCGCTCTCTGTCGGCTTGTGAAGGATCTCTCCTAGTTGTAGATGCGACTCAAGGCGTAGAAGCGCAGACTCTTGCCAATGTTTATCAAGCAATTGACAATAATCATGAAATTATCACGGTTCTAAATAAAGCAGACCTACCATCAGCAGATCCGGATCGAGTAAAAAAACAGATTGAAGAAACGATTGGCATTAGCACAGAAGACGCTCTTCTTGTCTCAGCAAAAACAGGAGAAGGAATACCACTGCTACTAGAAAGAATCGTGCAACAATTACCATCTCCTACAAGCCCAGAAGGAGCAAATGCTCCACTCAAAGCACTACTCATTGATAGTTGGTACAACAGTTATCTCGGCGTTATGGTCTTAGTACGCATTATAAACGGACAACTAACCAAAGGACAGTCTATACGACTGATGGGAACAAATGCAAAATACCAAGTAGAGAGAATCGGAATCTTAACACCTAAAATGATCGATATAGAGGCATTATATCCCGGAGAAATCGGAGTTATGATAGCCTCTATTAAAGAAGTATCGCATACCCGAGTTGGTGATACCATAACCGATGATAGCTCTCCCACCACTTCAGCCTTACCCGGATTTAAACCTATACAGCCTGTAGTTTTTTGTGGTCTTTTCCCCGTTGATGCCACTCAATTTGAAAATTTACGAACAGCGATAAATAAGTTACGCCTTAATGATGCATCTTTTTCTTTTGAACTAGAAAATTCCACCGCCTTAGGATTTGGTTTTAGATGTGGATTTCTCGGACTCCTCCACCTGGAAATCATCCAAGAGCGCCTTGAAAGAGAATTCAGTCTAAACCTCATAGGGACTTCTCCATCTGTCGTGTACGAGCTATACATGCACGATGGTAGCATGCAAAAACTCAGCAATCCGATTGATATGCCAGAAGTCACAAAAATTGCTGAATTACGAGAACCTTGGATTCAAGTAACCATCATCACACCAAACGAATATCTAGGATCGATTCTTAAACTATGCCAAGAGAGACGCGGGATACAAATTGACATGAGCCATCTTGACAATCGGGCAATGATAGTATATGAGTTACCCCTTAATGAGGTCATTTTCGATTTTTACGATCGTCTCAAATCAGTTTCGAAAGGATATGCATCTTTCGATTATAACGTAATCGATTATAGAGACAGTGATCTAGTGAAACTTACTATTCTAGTCAATAATGAAACAATAGATGCACTGTCCATATTGGTTCATCGTTCTGTTTCTGAAAAACGTGGTCGTGGAATATGTGAAAAATTAAAAAATCTCATCCCACAACAAATGTTTCAAATCGCGATTCAAGCAGCAATTGGAGGTCGTATTATTGCTCGAGAAACAGTAAAAGCACGTCGTAAAGATGTGACAGCAAAGTGCTATGGAGGAGATATAACACGTAAACGCAAACTATTAGAAAAACAAAAAGAAGGGAAAAAACGTATGCGTCGGTTCGGAAGAGTAGACATACCTCAAAGTGCCTTTATTTCTATTTTAAAAACCGATAACGAATAA
- a CDS encoding methyltransferase domain-containing protein: MNILFDMQLINRNRLRSFRQKDFSVYFLLDRVAKEIAFRLNMINQTFENALELHGITGIVGYTCMETKKIHRMIRAEISTEFSTLKREVISCPLEEIPSISQSVDLILSPLNLHIINDTLEMFSKINHMLKPGGMFLAAIPGIGTLHELRKALLKAETELTGGASPRVIPFMDIKSAGTLMEKSGFISPIIDQDTYTVYYKSMLHLMHDLRGMGMSNPLIRRSKTPPYKSLFKRASTIYTEENSDLTGNVTASFSIIYVMGWKSTTFKTGTDE; this comes from the coding sequence ATGAATATTCTTTTTGACATGCAATTAATTAATAGAAATCGCCTACGATCTTTTCGACAGAAAGATTTTTCCGTTTATTTTCTTCTAGATAGAGTCGCGAAAGAGATCGCTTTTCGATTAAATATGATCAATCAAACCTTTGAAAATGCCTTAGAATTACATGGAATAACAGGAATAGTTGGATATACCTGTATGGAAACAAAAAAGATTCATCGTATGATTCGCGCTGAAATATCCACAGAATTCTCTACTCTAAAAAGAGAAGTAATTAGTTGTCCCCTTGAAGAAATCCCGTCCATCTCTCAATCCGTTGATTTAATTTTATCCCCCCTAAACCTACACATTATCAATGATACATTAGAAATGTTCTCAAAAATAAACCATATGCTGAAACCAGGAGGAATGTTTTTAGCAGCAATCCCCGGAATAGGGACACTTCATGAACTTCGAAAAGCATTGCTTAAAGCCGAAACCGAATTAACTGGTGGCGCCAGTCCCCGCGTCATCCCATTTATGGATATTAAAAGCGCAGGAACACTTATGGAAAAATCTGGGTTCATATCCCCTATTATAGACCAAGATACTTATACCGTGTATTACAAATCAATGTTACATTTAATGCATGATTTACGTGGAATGGGGATGTCCAATCCCCTTATTCGCCGTAGCAAAACCCCCCCCTATAAATCACTTTTCAAACGTGCCTCTACAATCTATACAGAAGAAAATTCTGACTTGACAGGAAATGTAACTGCCAGTTTTTCTATTATTTACGTGATGGGATGGAAATCTACTACTTTTAAAACCGGAACAGATGAATAA